Proteins from a genomic interval of Candidatus Rubidus massiliensis:
- a CDS encoding Adenosine monophosphate-protein transferase SoFic, whose product MNERAGHYQTQSTGYRAFIPQNLPPQPALVIGDSLKKLLVLTEQKLAELNGIGFSLPNPNLFIMMAIRKEALLSSQIEGTQATMTDILTYETWSEVDNLDDVEEVVNYIKALHHGITSLDKLSLCIRIIKECHEILLNSVRGHEKTPGEFRKSQNWIGQSLKNAIFIPPPHVQVPEMIGQLEKFIKIEDTLPLLIKCALIHYQFETIHPFLDGNGRIGRLLVDLFIHWKGLLHKPLIYISLFFKQNRQEYFDRLMMIRTSGNFEQWVEFFLKGMLWSTDHAIEKIKQILLLQERLKQKILKEKKASLRSIQLLDNLFASPLITINDMADKLDISFQAASEQAKLFLGLGILEELTGQKRSRRFAFAPYLKIVEE is encoded by the coding sequence ATGAATGAAAGAGCAGGCCACTATCAAACTCAATCCACAGGCTATAGAGCGTTTATTCCTCAAAATCTACCACCACAACCAGCTTTAGTGATAGGGGATAGCTTGAAGAAATTATTAGTCTTAACAGAGCAAAAACTCGCAGAGTTAAATGGTATTGGATTTTCTCTTCCCAATCCTAATTTATTTATCATGATGGCGATAAGAAAGGAAGCTTTATTAAGCTCACAAATTGAAGGCACACAAGCGACAATGACAGATATTTTAACTTATGAAACTTGGTCAGAAGTAGATAATCTTGATGATGTTGAGGAAGTCGTGAATTATATAAAAGCTCTTCATCATGGAATCACTAGTCTAGATAAACTCTCTTTATGTATAAGGATCATTAAGGAATGTCATGAAATTCTTTTAAATTCGGTGCGAGGGCATGAGAAAACTCCTGGAGAATTTCGAAAATCTCAAAATTGGATTGGACAATCTTTAAAAAATGCCATTTTTATTCCTCCCCCCCATGTGCAAGTGCCAGAAATGATAGGTCAATTAGAAAAATTTATTAAAATAGAGGATACACTTCCTCTTTTGATAAAATGCGCGTTGATTCATTACCAATTTGAAACCATCCATCCATTTTTAGATGGAAATGGACGCATTGGTCGATTATTGGTAGACTTATTTATTCACTGGAAAGGTCTTTTGCATAAACCTTTGATATACATAAGTTTATTCTTTAAGCAAAATAGGCAAGAATACTTTGATCGTTTGATGATGATACGAACAAGTGGTAACTTTGAGCAATGGGTAGAATTTTTTTTAAAAGGAATGCTTTGGTCTACTGATCATGCTATAGAAAAGATTAAACAAATCTTATTGCTTCAAGAAAGGTTAAAACAGAAAATTTTAAAAGAGAAAAAAGCATCTCTTCGCAGCATTCAGTTACTTGATAATCTTTTTGCTTCGCCTCTTATCACAATAAATGATATGGCTGACAAATTAGATATCTCATTTCAAGCAGCTTCCGAACAAGCGAAATTATTTTTAGGATTAGGTATTTTGGAAGAACTTACAGGGCAAAAGCGAAGTAGAAGATTTGCTTTTGCGCCGTATCTTAAAATTGTAGAAGAATAG
- a CDS encoding Thermostable carboxypeptidase 1, protein MQKDFEHLTNLSREIKVLKGISHLLDWDQETYMPEGASAIRAEQFEVLSGIIHAKSTSSEFKNALEKLIDIETGTLKSDQFDPKQKASLREWRKDFRQETCLPEQFIKDFAKLTSQSIVIWREARKQNGFHHFAPYLEKIIEMCRKKADLIGYKEHPYDALLDLYEPGITTKEVEKLFSELETEITPLVKTVSNLSIDDSFLHGKFSEEKQIAFSKMLLKKMDYDEKYGRLDFSTHPFSSASHPTDSRITTRIHPSMLMSNIYTVMHEAGHGLYEMGLPTEEYGTPIGEALSLGMHESQSRFWETRIGRSKAFWQFYYPLLQKEFPSLSSVPLEQFYVAINKVTPSFIRVEADEVTYSLHVILRFQIEKALIGGSLKVRDIPEVWNEKMKQFLNIEPKNYAEGCLQDVHWSMGGFGYFPSYTLGNIYAAQIFEAFEKQFPSWEEKIQSGDLSFIKKWLNESIHQYGRMYSSKEILQKITGHEITTKPYLNYLKGKFKNIEELSTIYTEAK, encoded by the coding sequence ATGCAGAAAGACTTTGAGCATTTAACTAATCTTTCACGTGAAATAAAAGTTCTAAAAGGCATTTCTCATTTACTGGATTGGGATCAAGAGACCTATATGCCAGAAGGCGCGTCTGCTATTCGTGCAGAACAATTTGAAGTCTTATCAGGAATTATTCACGCAAAATCGACTTCTTCAGAATTTAAAAATGCACTTGAAAAATTGATTGATATCGAAACTGGAACTTTAAAATCAGATCAATTTGATCCTAAGCAAAAAGCCTCTTTAAGAGAGTGGAGAAAAGATTTTAGACAAGAAACTTGCCTTCCAGAACAATTCATTAAAGATTTTGCTAAATTAACTTCGCAATCGATTGTTATATGGAGAGAGGCTAGAAAGCAAAATGGATTTCACCATTTTGCTCCTTACTTAGAAAAAATCATAGAAATGTGTCGAAAAAAAGCCGATCTTATTGGTTACAAGGAACATCCATACGATGCTCTATTAGATTTATATGAACCGGGAATTACTACTAAAGAAGTAGAAAAGCTTTTTTCCGAGTTGGAAACAGAAATTACACCTTTAGTAAAAACTGTGTCGAATCTTTCTATCGATGATAGTTTTTTACACGGAAAATTTAGTGAAGAAAAACAGATTGCTTTTAGCAAAATGTTATTAAAGAAAATGGATTATGATGAAAAGTATGGTCGACTTGATTTTTCAACTCACCCTTTTTCAAGTGCCTCTCATCCAACCGATAGTAGAATAACTACTCGTATCCATCCTTCCATGCTGATGAGTAATATTTATACCGTTATGCATGAAGCGGGTCATGGTTTATACGAAATGGGCTTACCGACTGAAGAATATGGCACACCAATAGGTGAAGCCTTATCATTAGGTATGCATGAAAGTCAATCTCGTTTTTGGGAGACTCGTATTGGCAGATCCAAAGCTTTTTGGCAATTTTATTATCCCTTATTACAAAAAGAGTTTCCTTCTTTATCTTCTGTGCCATTAGAACAATTCTATGTCGCTATCAATAAAGTTACCCCTTCCTTTATTCGCGTTGAAGCTGATGAAGTTACTTACAGTTTACACGTCATATTACGCTTTCAAATCGAAAAAGCTTTAATTGGTGGATCTTTGAAAGTACGTGATATTCCTGAAGTTTGGAATGAAAAAATGAAACAGTTTTTAAATATTGAACCAAAAAATTACGCTGAAGGATGTTTACAAGACGTTCATTGGTCAATGGGAGGTTTTGGTTATTTTCCAAGTTACACTTTAGGAAATATTTACGCCGCTCAAATTTTTGAAGCTTTTGAAAAACAATTTCCCTCTTGGGAAGAAAAAATCCAAAGTGGTGATTTAAGCTTTATTAAAAAATGGTTAAATGAATCTATTCACCAATATGGAAGAATGTACTCTAGCAAAGAAATCCTTCAAAAAATAACTGGTCATGAGATAACTACAAAGCCTTATCTTAATTATCTAAAAGGCAAGTTTAAAAACATTGAAGAGTTATCAACTATTTATACAGAGGCCAAATAG
- the cnrA gene encoding Nickel and cobalt resistance protein CnrA, whose protein sequence is MIEKVIRWSVYNRFVVIFFSLISVFVGLYFLIHLPIDAVPDITNNQVQINSYISGLSPTEIETQITVPIENALKGMIGLENTRSISKNEFSQITAIFTDNTDIYFARQQIQERLNEIKHYLPHDAEFFLGPIATGLGEIAMWTVDLKKTENNSTLWNAENHRIVPPILNDDLEKLTYLRTVQDWIIKPQLKNLPDVADIDTIGGYEKQIHITPSLDKLISHNISFQDILDSVANNHVNIGAGFIETKGENLIVLSNQKAQGIDEIGDILIRNQTFALPLKELATISLGKERRTGTATKDGHEVVIGTAMMRIGANSREVSNSVEKKLAEIKETLPQDVEVQLILNRANLVNATLETVFYNLLEGALLVVIVLFAMLGSFKIACIVACVIPLSFLLTGIGMHYFHISGNLMSLGAIDFGLIVDGSIIIAENFSRRIALRAKKEISQLVNHDRFEELIASANEMIKPTLYGQAILIIVYLPLLTLKGIEGKMFIPMAATASFALIGALVLSVTFVPAMLSLIAVTGKEKTSSFLLKIQNIYSNILQKIFPHSIFIITLASLIIVFATSLFFHLGQEFVPQLDEQDIALHAIRIPGTSLTQSTKMQTKVEAALLQIPEVSHVFSKTGTAEMATDPMPPNVSDTFVMLKPKTKWPNPLKLKDNLIKEMEHLLSEVPGNNYEFTQPIEMRFNELISGVKSDVAIKIFGHDFDTLDNLAHKIASLMRKIPGAADVKTSQIEGLPLIKAELLKDKVKQYSLDPLPILQVLKIAIGGQTAGQLIENDQPIDVIVNLPENLRDNPSQWSSIPIIQKGHVIPLSELIQNQKKIGVNEINRENGKRFAIVESNVRGNDLGSYIDTSQKAIKFHVNLPTGYWIEWGGEYENLVKARKHMLIVIPLCLILIFILLYSAFLSLKKVFIILTGIPFALLGGIIALWLRDIPFSISAAVGFIALSGIAVLNGLVMVNCIQQYLAKEVNLTLAVIHGSVERLRPVLMTALVASLGFTPMAFANGVGSEIQIPLATVVIGGIISSTLLTLVIVPLLCKEILQEKKTPSTIPSFF, encoded by the coding sequence ATGATAGAAAAAGTCATTCGTTGGTCTGTTTATAATCGCTTTGTTGTAATCTTTTTTTCCCTCATTAGTGTATTTGTGGGCCTATATTTTCTCATTCACCTTCCAATTGACGCTGTGCCCGATATTACAAATAATCAGGTACAGATTAACTCTTACATTTCAGGACTTTCCCCGACAGAAATAGAAACACAAATTACAGTTCCAATTGAAAATGCCTTAAAAGGAATGATTGGCTTAGAAAATACACGCTCAATTTCAAAAAATGAGTTTTCTCAAATTACTGCTATATTTACTGATAATACTGATATTTATTTTGCGAGACAACAGATCCAAGAAAGGCTCAACGAAATTAAGCATTATTTGCCTCATGACGCAGAATTTTTTTTAGGTCCTATTGCAACAGGACTTGGAGAAATTGCGATGTGGACGGTGGATTTAAAAAAGACTGAAAATAATTCTACCTTATGGAATGCAGAAAACCATCGAATTGTCCCTCCTATTTTAAACGATGACTTAGAAAAACTAACCTACTTAAGAACGGTACAAGATTGGATTATTAAACCTCAGTTAAAAAACCTTCCCGACGTCGCCGATATTGATACAATTGGCGGTTATGAAAAGCAAATTCACATCACCCCAAGCCTTGATAAACTCATTAGTCATAATATTTCTTTTCAGGATATTTTAGATTCTGTTGCAAATAATCATGTTAATATCGGAGCTGGATTTATAGAAACTAAAGGAGAAAATTTAATTGTTCTTTCAAACCAAAAAGCCCAAGGAATAGATGAGATTGGTGACATTTTAATACGAAATCAAACCTTTGCTCTACCTTTAAAAGAATTGGCTACAATATCACTTGGAAAAGAAAGAAGAACAGGCACTGCTACCAAAGATGGACATGAAGTTGTTATAGGAACTGCTATGATGAGAATTGGAGCTAATAGCCGTGAAGTTTCTAACAGTGTAGAAAAAAAATTAGCTGAGATAAAAGAAACGCTTCCTCAAGATGTAGAAGTACAATTGATCCTCAATCGCGCTAACTTAGTCAACGCTACTTTAGAAACTGTTTTTTACAATTTACTAGAGGGGGCTCTTCTTGTTGTAATTGTGCTTTTTGCCATGCTTGGAAGTTTCAAAATTGCCTGTATCGTTGCCTGCGTCATTCCCCTTTCATTTTTATTAACAGGGATTGGCATGCATTATTTTCACATCAGCGGCAATTTAATGAGTTTGGGTGCTATCGATTTTGGTTTAATTGTGGATGGATCAATCATTATTGCTGAAAATTTTTCCAGAAGAATTGCATTAAGGGCTAAAAAGGAAATAAGTCAACTTGTCAATCATGATCGATTTGAAGAATTAATCGCATCAGCTAATGAAATGATTAAACCAACTCTTTATGGACAAGCGATATTAATCATTGTTTACTTGCCCCTTCTTACCTTAAAAGGAATTGAGGGTAAAATGTTTATCCCAATGGCGGCTACTGCATCTTTTGCTCTCATTGGGGCTTTAGTCTTATCAGTCACTTTTGTACCTGCCATGCTAAGCTTAATTGCTGTTACTGGCAAAGAAAAAACAAGCTCCTTCCTTCTTAAAATTCAAAACATTTACAGCAATATCCTTCAAAAAATCTTTCCTCATTCTATTTTTATTATAACTTTAGCAAGCTTAATTATTGTATTCGCTACTTCGCTATTCTTTCATTTAGGTCAAGAATTTGTACCACAGCTTGATGAACAAGATATTGCATTACATGCTATTCGCATACCTGGAACCTCTCTTACCCAATCTACAAAAATGCAAACAAAAGTTGAGGCTGCCTTGTTACAAATACCAGAGGTTTCCCATGTATTTTCAAAAACTGGAACGGCTGAAATGGCTACAGATCCAATGCCTCCTAATGTTTCTGATACTTTTGTTATGTTAAAACCAAAGACTAAGTGGCCAAATCCTCTAAAACTTAAAGACAACTTGATTAAAGAAATGGAACATCTCTTAAGTGAGGTTCCTGGCAATAATTATGAATTTACACAACCAATTGAAATGAGATTTAACGAATTGATTTCAGGTGTTAAAAGTGATGTTGCTATTAAAATCTTTGGACATGATTTTGACACTCTGGACAATTTAGCACATAAAATTGCCTCTTTAATGAGAAAAATTCCAGGAGCTGCTGATGTAAAAACCTCACAAATTGAAGGTTTACCTTTAATTAAAGCTGAATTATTAAAAGATAAAGTTAAGCAATATTCCTTAGACCCTTTACCTATTTTACAAGTTTTAAAAATAGCTATTGGTGGGCAAACTGCTGGACAGCTTATAGAAAATGATCAACCCATCGATGTTATCGTAAATTTGCCTGAAAATTTAAGAGATAACCCTTCCCAATGGTCTTCTATACCAATCATTCAAAAAGGGCATGTTATTCCATTAAGTGAGTTAATCCAAAATCAAAAAAAAATTGGGGTAAACGAGATCAATCGAGAAAATGGTAAACGATTTGCTATTGTCGAAAGCAATGTTCGGGGAAATGACCTAGGAAGTTATATTGATACATCGCAAAAAGCAATCAAGTTTCATGTAAATCTGCCAACTGGTTATTGGATCGAATGGGGTGGGGAATATGAAAATTTAGTAAAAGCTAGAAAACACATGCTAATCGTAATCCCACTATGTTTGATCTTAATTTTTATCCTCCTTTATAGCGCTTTTTTATCATTAAAAAAAGTTTTTATAATTTTAACTGGCATTCCGTTTGCCTTGTTAGGTGGTATTATAGCTTTGTGGCTGCGAGACATCCCCTTTTCGATATCTGCAGCGGTTGGTTTTATTGCCTTATCTGGTATAGCTGTATTAAATGGTTTGGTGATGGTTAATTGTATCCAGCAATATTTAGCTAAAGAAGTTAATTTAACGCTCGCTGTTATTCATGGCTCAGTGGAACGATTAAGACCTGTATTAATGACTGCTTTAGTTGCCTCGCTTGGCTTTACACCAATGGCCTTTGCAAACGGTGTTGGCTCTGAAATACAAATTCCTTTGGCAACAGTTGTCATTGGAGGCATTATCAGTTCCACTTTACTAACTCTTGTGATTGTCCCCCTTTTATGCAAAGAAATTTTACAAGAAAAAAAGACCCCTTCTACAATACCCTCTTTTTTTTAA
- the czcB_1 gene encoding Cation efflux system protein CzcB: protein MKKYTLSITLLIGFVLGFSTGILWNPKHSHEHLHTHDHDSEESTVDYITISPDDLEKEGVHLKNVTNGKIQSYLTVYTKILTDPRSIYQLSPKITGVIQKIYKQNGDTIEKDEPIFLLSSSDVAEKSIQYHHLQSQLEALEEQLNKESKLYEKKLITQKDLNDTKTKYLTIHTEWEKAKEYLSYYDVDLNNLGRAMHGEYLFRSPFSGKIALNNYQVGQYINSDSPAVIVADLSKLKVEIPVYAKNKNKFIPNTTFSFTDLEGDKGEGEVYGQSPLINENNQIIFYASIPNDEKKWHPGEYIKIVLPTVSQEANFIVPKTAIQEIDGSASIFKKVNDLLKIQPVKLGIEDEDNIEIVDGLSENDTIAYGNTFFLKAEFKKHEAEHEH, encoded by the coding sequence ATGAAAAAATATACATTGTCAATTACTTTGCTAATAGGTTTTGTATTAGGCTTTTCTACCGGGATTTTATGGAATCCTAAGCATTCTCATGAACATTTACATACACACGATCATGACAGCGAAGAATCTACAGTAGACTACATTACAATCAGTCCCGATGATTTAGAAAAAGAAGGGGTTCATTTAAAAAATGTAACCAATGGAAAAATACAATCTTATTTAACGGTTTACACAAAGATTTTGACAGATCCTCGATCAATTTATCAGCTATCTCCTAAAATAACTGGTGTGATCCAAAAAATTTATAAGCAAAACGGTGATACTATTGAAAAGGATGAACCCATATTTTTACTTTCAAGCTCAGATGTAGCTGAAAAATCTATTCAATATCATCATTTACAGTCTCAACTTGAGGCTCTTGAAGAACAGCTGAATAAAGAATCGAAGCTTTATGAAAAAAAACTTATTACTCAAAAAGATTTAAACGATACAAAAACAAAATATTTAACTATTCATACCGAATGGGAGAAGGCTAAAGAATATTTAAGCTATTATGACGTCGATTTGAATAATCTTGGCAGAGCTATGCATGGAGAATATTTGTTTAGATCCCCCTTTAGTGGGAAAATTGCTTTAAATAATTATCAAGTGGGGCAATACATTAATTCTGATAGTCCAGCAGTCATTGTGGCAGATCTTAGTAAACTCAAAGTTGAAATTCCTGTATATGCCAAAAATAAAAATAAATTCATTCCCAATACAACTTTTTCTTTTACAGATTTAGAAGGTGACAAAGGAGAAGGTGAAGTCTATGGGCAAAGTCCTTTAATCAATGAAAATAATCAAATTATATTTTATGCATCTATTCCAAATGATGAAAAAAAATGGCATCCAGGGGAGTATATTAAAATTGTTTTACCAACAGTTAGTCAAGAGGCAAACTTTATTGTTCCAAAGACTGCAATACAAGAGATTGATGGGAGCGCTTCGATATTTAAAAAAGTAAACGATCTATTAAAAATACAACCTGTAAAACTTGGCATTGAGGATGAAGACAATATTGAAATTGTAGATGGATTATCTGAAAATGACACTATAGCTTATGGCAATACATTCTTTCTCAAAGCAGAATTTAAAAAGCACGAAGCGGAGCATGAACATTAA
- the czcC_1 gene encoding Cation efflux system protein CzcC produces MKQIIISLLLFFPLTVQSLNLEQATERALLWSPVIKNIETDLQKIRLDRKLVGKMPNPAFDASFAPVTDRCCATTNYYGVRQIFETAHKTRKRVEITYASENVLHTSLSQAQIDLIAQVYHTFIDCYMAQEIYALKKELFVSSEENYKRQKELAENGRFTLFEDCQNHKEFSLAQVELNKSRAVFETKKRELAILWGGTLDFNQLELDDEPLEEINYAQLESYVDSYPEVIKKEYQIKTLQKTLKLEKANAVPNVEIFAGVNTCSSFHRSNLEMGFTVPLPIYQQNQTMIGKVKLEIQDAIYELQALKAKIKSELESAHILYYQIHLPSVEIMKRTYLVAKHALEEMEVMKDSLCFEECVKAKKHFYDISIQFFHAKSEALHAKVNLLKLLNRCEGDE; encoded by the coding sequence ATGAAACAAATTATTATTAGCCTCTTACTTTTTTTCCCTTTAACAGTTCAAAGTCTAAATTTAGAACAAGCAACTGAAAGAGCGCTTTTGTGGTCACCTGTTATTAAAAATATAGAAACAGATTTGCAAAAAATTCGCTTAGATCGAAAGTTAGTTGGTAAAATGCCCAATCCAGCTTTTGATGCTTCCTTTGCTCCAGTAACTGATCGATGTTGTGCTACGACTAATTATTATGGGGTAAGGCAAATTTTTGAAACCGCTCATAAAACGCGCAAACGTGTAGAAATCACCTATGCTAGTGAAAATGTGCTCCACACCTCTTTATCTCAGGCTCAAATAGATCTTATAGCTCAAGTATATCATACATTTATCGATTGCTACATGGCCCAAGAAATATACGCATTAAAAAAAGAACTATTTGTATCTAGTGAAGAAAATTATAAAAGGCAAAAAGAATTAGCAGAAAATGGAAGATTTACACTTTTTGAAGATTGTCAAAACCACAAAGAATTTTCTTTGGCTCAAGTTGAATTAAATAAAAGCCGTGCTGTCTTTGAAACGAAAAAAAGAGAATTAGCCATCTTATGGGGAGGTACATTAGATTTTAACCAATTAGAATTAGATGATGAACCATTAGAAGAAATTAATTACGCACAATTAGAAAGTTACGTCGATTCTTATCCAGAAGTAATAAAAAAAGAATACCAAATTAAAACCCTACAAAAAACTTTAAAGTTAGAAAAAGCTAATGCTGTTCCTAATGTAGAAATTTTTGCTGGAGTAAACACATGCTCTTCTTTTCATCGATCCAATTTAGAAATGGGTTTTACTGTTCCTTTACCTATTTATCAACAAAATCAAACAATGATTGGCAAAGTTAAGCTGGAAATTCAAGATGCTATTTATGAATTGCAGGCTTTAAAGGCAAAAATTAAATCTGAACTTGAAAGTGCGCATATCCTTTATTATCAAATTCACCTTCCTTCTGTAGAAATTATGAAACGAACTTATCTTGTTGCAAAACATGCTTTAGAGGAAATGGAGGTTATGAAAGATTCCCTCTGCTTCGAAGAATGTGTTAAAGCAAAAAAACATTTCTATGACATCTCCATACAATTTTTTCATGCTAAATCTGAAGCACTTCATGCCAAAGTTAATTTATTAAAATTGCTAAACCGTTGCGAGGGCGACGAATGA
- the clpB gene encoding Chaperone protein ClpB — MNITNYPDHSFLLKYIVRKTLPKTVHVDLTKTIIESLSTEDQKDLLKTCLHAKNIKKVKNKVKATLPFFSGNVVREAFKELFILNYCVKKDYDGLNFLKDFFSTKEVEKLIHQIDTDFKTTYAYAKTLIDILEPKSNVYKGSHNQPPPFFTALKNIIYKFLSTFTLLNLGRPPKTFFEQKYMCELFQYFFAIPSVVFGALMFFLPAMHALIITGGVLAVLIIIAIIASALKKNVEIPGFTNYSRLFKEGKIEEQIGREKEIEEIGNLLSYNSKHYNIAPTITGEPGVGKNTLVKQLVAMIENKDERVRHLWNKQVFVANAEEFKESSPNFNPLSPLDLALQATQGRENKVIWVLDEIHEAFSTKEGMGKKLKDLIDTKPDSLPYVITITTPNKYEEIFKADSSLDGRRFEEKKLNDTDPVTTIAILKNQCLENKIGYEEKGLEKLYELSNKVSQLQPRTAVGLLAKIESHICKKSFGEEESLRKQQLMQEKQKLIDTNRVNYSNPLFFSSTDGSKLAKRIEELNHQINLAEQERMKKSHYSSHYFTLFEKVKKLQETTLSLAKKIVSRKNSKKEEVQFLLSQYFLLPALNETLNLLQWNLGLKITPAIVEEIFQKHYPN, encoded by the coding sequence ATGAATATTACTAATTATCCGGATCATTCTTTTTTACTTAAGTATATTGTAAGAAAAACCCTTCCTAAAACAGTTCATGTAGATTTAACTAAAACTATTATTGAGTCACTTTCTACTGAGGATCAAAAAGATCTATTGAAGACTTGTTTACACGCGAAAAATATTAAAAAGGTGAAAAATAAGGTAAAGGCTACTCTCCCCTTTTTTTCAGGGAATGTGGTAAGGGAAGCTTTTAAAGAACTTTTTATCTTAAATTACTGTGTAAAAAAAGATTATGATGGCTTAAACTTTTTAAAGGATTTTTTTTCTACAAAAGAGGTGGAAAAACTTATTCATCAGATTGATACTGATTTTAAAACCACATACGCTTACGCCAAGACACTAATAGACATTTTAGAACCAAAATCTAATGTATATAAAGGTTCTCATAATCAACCCCCCCCATTTTTTACAGCTCTTAAAAATATTATCTATAAATTTCTATCTACTTTTACCTTATTAAATTTAGGAAGGCCTCCTAAAACTTTTTTCGAGCAAAAATATATGTGTGAACTTTTTCAATATTTTTTTGCTATACCCTCTGTTGTCTTTGGGGCCTTGATGTTTTTTTTACCAGCTATGCACGCCTTAATTATTACAGGTGGAGTATTAGCAGTTTTGATTATTATTGCTATTATCGCTTCGGCTCTTAAAAAAAATGTAGAAATACCTGGGTTTACTAACTATTCTCGTTTATTCAAAGAAGGCAAAATTGAAGAACAAATTGGACGTGAAAAAGAAATTGAAGAAATAGGAAATTTATTAAGTTACAATAGCAAACATTACAATATAGCTCCGACTATAACTGGGGAGCCAGGAGTTGGTAAAAATACATTAGTAAAGCAACTTGTAGCCATGATAGAAAATAAAGATGAACGAGTTCGTCATCTTTGGAACAAGCAAGTGTTTGTTGCCAATGCCGAGGAATTTAAAGAAAGTTCGCCAAATTTTAATCCATTATCTCCCTTAGATTTAGCTTTACAAGCAACCCAAGGAAGAGAAAATAAAGTCATTTGGGTTTTAGATGAAATTCACGAAGCTTTTAGCACTAAAGAAGGTATGGGGAAGAAATTGAAAGACCTAATCGATACCAAGCCCGATAGCCTTCCCTATGTGATCACCATTACAACTCCTAATAAATATGAGGAAATTTTTAAAGCTGACTCATCATTAGACGGAAGAAGATTTGAAGAAAAAAAACTCAATGACACTGATCCGGTGACGACAATTGCTATCTTAAAAAATCAATGCTTAGAAAATAAAATTGGATACGAAGAAAAAGGATTAGAAAAGCTTTATGAACTTTCCAACAAAGTCTCTCAGCTACAACCAAGAACGGCCGTTGGTCTGTTAGCAAAAATTGAATCACATATTTGCAAGAAAAGTTTTGGAGAAGAAGAATCTTTAAGAAAACAACAACTCATGCAAGAAAAACAAAAACTTATAGATACAAACCGAGTTAATTATTCCAATCCTTTATTTTTCTCATCAACAGATGGTAGCAAGCTTGCAAAGAGGATTGAAGAGTTAAATCATCAAATAAATTTAGCTGAACAAGAAAGGATGAAAAAAAGTCATTATTCTTCTCATTATTTCACATTATTTGAAAAAGTCAAAAAACTACAAGAAACAACCCTTAGCCTAGCAAAAAAAATTGTTTCTCGAAAAAATAGCAAAAAAGAAGAAGTGCAATTTCTTCTATCTCAATACTTTTTGTTACCTGCCTTAAATGAAACCCTCAATTTACTTCAATGGAATTTAGGGCTTAAAATCACTCCAGCTATTGTAGAGGAGATTTTTCAAAAACACTATCCCAATTAA